The Acidobacteriota bacterium sequence CCCGGACCTGGCGCTGTCCGGCGCGCTCGGGGAGACGGTCGATCTCGGCGGCACGATCGCCGTGCCAGGTTTCATCGATGCCCACGTGCACATCACGGGCGGTGGAGGCGAAGGCGGCTACTCGACGCGCACGCCGGAGCTGCTGCTTTCCGACGCCATTCGCGGCGGCGTGACGACGATCGTCGGTTGCCTGGGGACCGACGGGATGACGCGAAGCCTCGAGAGCCTGCTGGCCAAGGCGCGTGCCCTGGACGAAGAGGGCATCACCGCCTTCATCTGGACCGGGCATTACGCGGTGCCGGTCAACACGCTGACCGGCAGCGTCGAGCGCGATCTCCTCCTGATCGACAAGGTCATCGGAGCCGGAGAGGTCGCCCTCTCCGACCATCGATCGACCCAGCCCACCTTCGACGAGTTCGCGCGGCTCGCGGCCGAGGCCCGTCGCGGCGGCATCCTGTCGGGCAAGGCGGGCGTGGTCAACGTGCACATGGGCGACGGCCGGCGCGGCCTTTCACTACTGCGGCGGATCGTCGACGAGACCGAGATCCCGAGGTCGCAGTTCATGCCGACCCACATCAACCGCAACCCGGCGCTCTTCGAGGAAGGCATCGCCTGGGCGAAGGCCGGCGGATTCGTCGACCTCACGACGTCGACGGTGCCGGCGTTTCTCGAAGAAGGCGAAGTGAAGTGCAGCACGGGCCTGCGACGGATGCTCGACGCCGGCGTCGACGTGTCGCAGGTCACGTTCACGTCGGACGGTCAGGGCAGCCTCCCGGGCTTCGACGCGCAGGGCCGCTTGCAGCGCCTCGAGGTCGGCCGCGTCACGAGCCTGTTCGGCGAGGTGCGTGACGCCGTGCGCGGCGAGGGCCTCGCGCTCGACACGGCCCTCCGGGTCATCACCGAGAACCCCGCCCGGATCCTGAAGCTCCGTGGCAAGGGTCAGCTCGTCGAAGGTGCCGACGCCGACATCGTGCTGCTCGACCCCGCCACCCTCGACATCACCGGCGTCCTCGCCAGCGGGCGGTGGCTGATGCGCGACGGGGTCGCCCTCGTCCGCGGCACCTTCGAGTAGGCACCACGCGTTCTGGCGCAACCGGAGCCGTTCATGGCCACATCCGAACCGTCGTTCCTGCGGCGCCTGACCATGCCGCACACCCTCGTCGTGGTCATGGCGCTGGTCGTGCTGGTGCTCGCAGCGTCGTGGATCGTGCCCTCGGGGGAGTACGAGCGGCAGCGCATCCAGACGAGCGAGGGCGAGCGCACCGTGACGGTGGCGGGCACGTATCGCGAGGTGCCGAAGGTGTATCTCGGCCCCGAGGCGGTGCTCGACGCGCCCATCCGCGGCTTCGTCGACGCGGGCCTGCTCATCTGCTTCCTGCTCGTCATCGGCGGGGCTTTCGCCGTCTTCCAGGAGACCGGCGCCGTCGAGTTCGGCATCAGGCGCCTGACGACCGCTCTCGCGAGGCACCCGTCGCTCGAGGGACTCCTGATCCCCACGCTCATGGTCGTCTTCTCGCTCGCCGGGTCGATCTTCGGCATGTCGGAAGAAGTGATCCCGTTCGTGATCATCTTCATCCCGCTCGCCATGCGACTCGGCTACGACTCGATCGTGGGCGTCTCGATTCCCTTCCTCGGCGCGGCGGCGGGGTTCGCTGCGGCGTTCTTCAATCCCTTCACCGTCGGCATCGCGCAGAGCATCGCCGGCATCCCTCTCTACTCCGGCCTCGGCTACCGCCTCGTAACGTGGGTCATCGGCACGGCGGTCATGATCGCCTATGTGATGCGCTACGCCCGGTGGGTGCGGCGGCACCCCGAGTCGAGCCCGGTGCGCGACATCGACCTGGCCCGCGAGGTGGCCGACCACGACGGCACGGAGACGCCGGCCTGGGACGCGCGGCACGTGGTGACGCTCGTGCTCTTCGTCGCCGCGATGGCGCTGCTCGTGTTCGGGGTCCTGAAGTGGAAGTGGTACATCGACCACATCGCGGTGCTCTTCCTCGGCATGGGCATCGTGCTGGGCTTCGCCGGAGGCTTGGGGCCGAGCCGCGTGGCCCGCACGTTCGTCACGGGCGCGAAGGACATGGTGGGCGTGGTCTTCATCGTCGCGTGCGCGCGCGCCCTGCTCGTCATCGCCAACGACGCCAGGATTCTCGACACGGTGCTGCACGCCGCCTCGAACACGCTGTCGGTGCTCCCGCTGGTCGTGATGGCGCAGGTGATGTTCCTCATCCAGGCCGTCATCAACTTCTTCATCCACTCGGGCACCGCGCAGGCCGCGCTGACGATGCCGGTGATGGCACCCCTCGCCGACCTCGTCGGCATCACGCGCCAGACCGCCGTGTACGCGTTCCAGTTGTGCGAGTTCGTCAACCCGATCCTTCCCACGAGCGCCGTGACCATGGGCGTGCTCGGCGCGGCGAAGATTCCGTGGGAGCGATGGGCCCGCTGGTTCCTGCCGCTGATGCTGATCCTGATGGTCTTGAGTTGCCTGCTGCTCGTGCCGCCGGTGCTGCTGTTCCGGTGGGAGTGACCGCGAGGGCGGCATCGGCGCGCGTGGCGGGAAACCGAGCGGGTGCACGGTCGACCGTCGCAATTCGTGGCACAATCGGCGACACACCGCGATGACGAGCCGGATCGGACCGTATCGCGTCGTGTCCACCCTCGGCGAAGGGGGCATGGGCGTCGTGTATGCCGCCCACGACGACCGGCTCGGTCGCCCCGTCGCCCTGAAGCTCATCCACCCGAACGCGCAGGAGGCGGCCGCCCGTGAACGCTTCTGGCGCGAGGCCCGCGCGGCGGCACGCGTCTCCCACCCGGGCATCTGCCCCATCTTCGACGTCGGCGAGCACGATGGCCGCCCGTACCTCGTCATGGAACTGCTCGAGGGCGAACCGCTCGACGCACGACTCGCCCGGGGGCCGCTGCCCTTTGACGAGGCCATCGCGATCGCCCTCGGCGTGCTCGACGCGCTCGACGCACTTCACCGGGCAGGCCTCGTCCACCGCGACCTCAAGCCGTCGAACATCTTCCTGACGCCTCGCGGGCCCAGGCTGCTCGATTTCGGCGTGGCGACTCGTGCGGGCGCCCTCGAAGACACGTCGACGCGCCTGACGCTGCCGGGCGTCGTGGTGGGCACGCCTCGGTACATGGCGCCCGAGCAGGTCGCCGGTCGTGAGGCCGGCCGGCACGCCGACCTCTTCGCGGCGGGAGCGCTCCTCTTCGAGATGCTGGCCGGCCGGCCCGCGTTCGGTGGCCACCTCACCGTCGAGGTGCTGCACGCGGTCGTCCATCAGCGGCCGCCGGCGCTCGCCGGTCCGCCGGTCGTCGTCGCCGTGGACCGCGTCATCCAGCGGGCCCTCGCGAAACGGCCGGAGGACCGATTCGACACGGCCGCCGACATGGCGCGCGCCCTGGCCGGGTGCCAGACGTCAGGCACGACCGCTACGGTCGCGCACGTCGCGGCGGTCACGCGGCTCATCGTCCTCCCGTTCCGGCTCCTGCGGCCTGACGCCGATGCGGAGTTCCTGGCCTTCAGCCTGCCCGACGCCATCACGGCCTCGCTCTCAGGACTCGGCTCACTCGTCGTGCGGTCGAGTCTCGTGGCCGCACGCTATG is a genomic window containing:
- the iadA gene encoding beta-aspartyl-peptidase, whose product is MLLLANVDFYGPTPQGRTSLLLGGGAILRVGPDLALSGALGETVDLGGTIAVPGFIDAHVHITGGGGEGGYSTRTPELLLSDAIRGGVTTIVGCLGTDGMTRSLESLLAKARALDEEGITAFIWTGHYAVPVNTLTGSVERDLLLIDKVIGAGEVALSDHRSTQPTFDEFARLAAEARRGGILSGKAGVVNVHMGDGRRGLSLLRRIVDETEIPRSQFMPTHINRNPALFEEGIAWAKAGGFVDLTTSTVPAFLEEGEVKCSTGLRRMLDAGVDVSQVTFTSDGQGSLPGFDAQGRLQRLEVGRVTSLFGEVRDAVRGEGLALDTALRVITENPARILKLRGKGQLVEGADADIVLLDPATLDITGVLASGRWLMRDGVALVRGTFE